The DNA segment TGGTCGCAGCCACGGCAGAGCCGCTGCACAATATGGCAAGGCTGAAGGCAAGTAGATGACGTTTCATGGTGTTACTCCGCTGCGACAGTGCAAGACTGCCGCTTCCAAAGGTTGGCCTCGGCCAGCCAGTCCCAGCCAAAGGCATGTTCACTGGCCCCATGCGCGCGCATATGTTCAAGCCGCGCAAGCCCTTCGTCCAAACTCGGGCGATGGGTCTGGGGCACAAACCACATGACAAAATGCTGATCCGCCATCACCTGAAACCACTCTGCCCGGCGGGCATAGAATTGCCGGTGCACTGTATTCCAGACAAAGGCTTCCAGCGCCGCAACATCGGTCCAGACAGTCAGATTGGCCACGAATTGCGGATCACCTGCAATGCAATTTTCGGTGTTGCCGCGGCCCGGTTCGCCCGAGCCTTCCATCATCCAGACAAATCCGGGGCTGCGCTTGCCAATGCCGTTGACCAGATCCAGCGCGCCCATGAACTCGGCCACGCGCGGGTCATCGACCGGCGCTGCCAGCCGCCCGATATTGAGTTGCGCAAGATGATGGCCTGA comes from the Roseinatronobacter monicus genome and includes:
- a CDS encoding DUF3291 domain-containing protein, with protein sequence MSQSGHHLAQLNIGRLAAPVDDPRVAEFMGALDLVNGIGKRSPGFVWMMEGSGEPGRGNTENCIAGDPQFVANLTVWTDVAALEAFVWNTVHRQFYARRAEWFQVMADQHFVMWFVPQTHRPSLDEGLARLEHMRAHGASEHAFGWDWLAEANLWKRQSCTVAAE